In Sphaeramia orbicularis chromosome 14, fSphaOr1.1, whole genome shotgun sequence, the following are encoded in one genomic region:
- the vps11 gene encoding vacuolar protein sorting-associated protein 11 homolog yields MAAFLQWRKFVFFDKDTVKDPVDNGKNFVLPPGISTCDSGRGHIVLGDMDGKIWLMTRSLQLTSFQAYKLRVTHLYQLKQHSILVSVGQDEHGINPLVKVWNLDKRDSGNPLCTRIFPAIPGNKPTEVSCLSVHENLNFMAIGFTDGSVVLTKGDITRDRHSKTLTLHEGTSPVTGLAFRQMAKVTNLFVATLEKVHCYTLSIKEYPKVELDTHGCALRCSALADPSQDSQFIVAGDECVYLYQPDERGPCFAFDGHKLLAHWHRGYLFLLIRDTKSPNKTAFGSRESSPSDKQLLTIYDLDNKFIAYSASFDDVIDVVAEWGSFYILTRDGKVCVLQEKDTQTKLEMLFKKNLFVMAINLAKSQHLDSDGLSEIFRQYGDHLYLKGDHDGAIQQYIRTIGKLEPSYVIRKFLDAQRIHNLTAYLQALHRQSLANADHTTLLLNCYTKLKDSSKLEEFIKSSEGEVHFDVEIAIKVLRQAGYHSHAVFLAEKHMHHEWYLKIQLEDLKNYHEALRYIGRLPFEQAESNMKRYGKTLMHHVPEGTTLLLKGLCTNYQPSGDAAEKDSLDRSLVNKANSEEFIPIFANNPRELKAFLEHMIEVDPRSPQGVYDTLLELRLQDWAHEQDVERKKVLQMEAVSLLRSDNTVFDKALVLCQMHNFKEGVLYLYEKGKLYQQIMHYHMQNEEYGKVVDACKRYGDQEGCLWEQALGYFARKEEDCKAYISEVLQHIDQNNLMPPLLVVQTLAHNSTATLSVIKDYLINKLQRESQQIEDDDRKIRQYREETAHLRAEIQELKTSAKIFQKTKCNMCNSPLELPSVHFLCSHSFHQHCFESYAESEAECPTCTPENRKVMDMLRAQDQKRDLHDHFNRQLRSSNDGFSVVADYFSRGVFNKLTLVTDPPGNKNVGSLEVNLQRDLLIHTKRNC; encoded by the exons ATGGCAGCGTTTTTACAATGGAGAAAATTTGTCTTCTTCGATAAAGACACGGTGAAAGACCCTGTGGACAATGGGAAAAACTTTGTGCTTCCACCCGGGATATCGACGTGTGACTCCGGCCGTGGGCATATTGTTCTGGGAG ATATGGATGGTAAGATCTGGCTCATGACACGTTCTCTCCAGTTAACGTCTTTTCAAGCCTACAAGTTGCGAGTAACACACCTCTACCAGCTGAAACAACATAGCATCCTTGTATCAGTGGGTCAGGATGAACATGGAATAAACCCTCTA gttaaaGTTTGGAATCTTGACAAGAGAGACAGTGGGAATCCTCTCTGCACTAGGATTTTCCCTGCTATCCCTGGCAACAAACCAACTGAAGTGTCATGCCTCAGTGTCCATGAGAACCTGAACTTCATGGCTATTG GTTTTACAGATGGCAGTGTGGTTTTGACTAAGGGTGACATCACCAGGGATCGTCACAGTAAAACTCTAACTCTGCATGAAGGAACCAGCCCAGTTACTGGCCTTGCCTTCCGCCAAATGGCCAAAGTCACAAATCTGTTTGTCGCCACTCTGGAGAAAGTTCAT TGCTACACCCTGTCCATCAAAGAGTATCCCAAAGTGGAACTGGATACACACGGCTGTGCCCTGCGCTGCTCCGCCCTCGCCGACCCCTCCCAGGATTCTCAGTTCATTGTAGCAGGTGACGAATGTGTGTATTTATACCAGCCTGATGAGCGAGGGCCTTGCTTCGCTTTTGATGGACACAAGCTGTTGGCCCACTGGCACCGTGGGTATTTGTTCTTACTCATCAGAGACACAAAGTCACCAAACAA AACGGCGTTTGGAAGCAGAGAGAGCTCCCCATCAGACAAACAACTTCTGACCATCTATGACCTGGACAACAAGTTTATCGCCTACAGTGCCTCTTTTGATGACGTTATTGATGTTGTAGCAGAGTGGGGCTCGTTCTACATCCTGACCAGAGATGGAAAAGTCTGTGTTCTTCAGGAGAAAGACACACAAACCAAACTAGAG ATGCTGTTTAAGAAGAACTTGTTTGTTATGGCAATAAACCTTGCAAAGAGCCAACACCTGGACAGTGATGGGCTGTCAGAGATCTTTAGACAGTATGGGGATCACCTGTACCTTAAGGGAGACCATGACGGTGCCATACAGCAGTACATTCG CACCATTGGGAAGCTTGAGCCATCGTACGTCATCAGAAAATTCTTAGACGCGCAGAGGATCCACAACCTGACGGCGTATCTTCAAGCCCTTCACAGACAGTCACTGGCCAACGCAGACCACACCACACTTCTGCTAAACTGTTACACCAAGCTGAAGgacagttccaagctcgaagagTTCATCAAG AGCAGTGAGGGAGAGGTACACTTTGATGTTGAGATCGCCATCAAGGTTCTCCGCCAGGCCGGCTACCACAGCCATGCAGTTTTCCTGGCCGAGAAACACATGCATCATGAGTGGTACCTGAAGATCCAACTGGAGGACCTCAag AATTACCACGAAGCGCTTCGTTACATTGGACGCTTGCCATTTGAACAAGCTGAGAGCAACATGAAGCGCTACGGGAAGACCCTGATGCACCACGTTCCTGAAGGCACAACGCTGCTCCTGAAAGGCTTGTGCACCAACTACCAGCCAAGCGGAGATGCAGCAGAAAAAGACAGTTTGGACAGAAGTCTGGTCAATAAG GCCAACTCTGAGGAGTTCATTCCGATTTTCGCCAATAACCCTCGAGAACTGAAAGCCTTCCTGGAGCACATGATTGAGGTGGATCCCCGATCTCCTCAGGGTGTTTATGACACACTGCTGGAGCTCCGACTGCAAGACTGGGCACATGAACAGGATGTTGAG AGAAAGAAGGTCCTGCAGATGGAAGCAGTGTCACTGCTGAGGAGTGACAACACGGTGTTTGACAAAGCCCTGGTCCTCTGCCAGATGCACAACTTTAAAGAAGGTGTCCTCTACCTCTATGAGAAGGGCAAACT GTACCAACAGATAATGCACTACCACATGCAGAATGAAGAGTATGGGAAGGTGGTGGATGCCTGCAAACGCTACGGGGACCAGGAGGGTTGTCTGTGGGAGCAAGCGCTGGGATACTTTGCCAGGAAAGAAGAGGACTGCAAGGCATACATCAGTGAGGTCCTGCAGCACATCGACCAAAACAACCTGATGCCTCCATTACTTG TGGTGCAGACGCTGGCACACAACTCGACGGCAACATTATCAGTCATCAAGGACTACCTCATCAACAAACTGCAGAGGGAGAGCCAACAAATTGAGGACGATGACCGCAAAATCCGCCAATATCGGGAGGAAACGGCTCACCTCCGCGCAGAAATCCAAGAGCTCAAAACAAG TGCCAAGATTTTCCAGAAGACAAAGTGCAACATGTGTAACAGCCCCCTGGAGCTGCCATCCGTCCATTTCCTGTGCAGCCACTCCTTCCACCAGCACTGCTTTGAAAGCTACGCTGAGAGCGAGGCTGAGTGTCCAACCTGCACACCTGAGAACCGCAAAGTCATGGACATGCTGCGCGCCCAAGACCAGAAACGGGACCTGCACGATCATTTTAACAGACAG TTACGCTCCTCCAATGATGGCTTCTCCGTTGTGGCTGATTACTTCAGTCGGGGAGTCTTCAACAAACTCACTCTGGTCACCGATCCGCCTGGAAACAAAAATGTCGGAAGCCTAGAAGTAAATCTGCAGAGGGACCTTCTCATTCACACTAAGAGAAACTGCTAG